Sequence from the Peromyscus eremicus chromosome 4, PerEre_H2_v1, whole genome shotgun sequence genome:
cACGGAGTtggatgggtgtggggggtgCTGGGAGAAGATAAGGGAAtggaaacaataataataatatattatatgaaaaaattacttttcaacaacaggaaaagaagtCACATGTGCAGAAACGCCTAGAGGTCAGGTTCTGTTTCAACATCTCTGTATTTCTAAGTTCTGGAGTCTCAGGGTGTCACTTAGAGACTTGTTTTCTCTTGAAAtgatttcaatatttttcttctcCCAATTTCAAATACACATTTATTTTGCCAACCATTTTTAATGAAACAATGGGAATAACAAGGATCCAAATAGTTAAATGTTCTCAAATACGTAATTAAATAAATGAGAGGATAAAATTAAGCTGACTTTCACTTTTGTAGAACAATCCTGGATGGTCTTTTCAGAGTGAAGGTGTGAACTCAGAAACATAAATTCTCACTCCCACTATTGATGTCCTCTGTATCTAAAGATGCCATCCATTTATAGATTCTAGAATGTAGTATTTGTCCAATAAAACACTGACTTCTTTATTACTTTCATTTAGTTTTTCAGGTGTACTTTTTGTTAGTTTGTGTTGGTGTGTATGTTATAAACACATATGAAGGGTAAATAGTATGTGTGCCCATTAACATTGATACAGAACCAAAAGAAGTCACTGGCTATGACCATCTtttgctttctaccttattttcttAAAACCAATCTCCACtgaaccttgaactcactgtgcacCAGATAAATTCACAATGAATTTAAACTCTGGGATCATAAATCTCCTGTGCACCAGTACTGAATTAAAAATGTGCTTCTATCATGTTAGCAATGTCATAAAAGTTTCTGGAAAGTAAATCGCAAATCATCATGTTGGCATATCAAGTTCCTTTATCCAATGAAAGTGGaatattgtagtgggtagctgttccaggtttgcttctggtaactgtcatgcctaggAGGGGGGGGCaagagaggagcccttaagacctggatgtgctggctctcttggttcctggatcctggacactggaggtagaccaagcagagttctccagagaatattGCTGGACTGCCCTTCACCTCTCCTGGGCccttttacttgtaagttaccccacaaaataaacctcccctttaactatgtggagttgccataatacttccaccaataaaatattttaaaattgatcaGAAACCACTGTCAATCTCTTCCACATTTTTCTGATGGCATTCATCATTTCCTTATTTCTGAAAGTGTAAACCATAGGATTGAGCAATGGTGTCAGGACATTGACAAATATAAGCATATTTTTCTCAAAGGACAATGCAGATGTAGGTCGtgcatatattaatatacatgggacaaaaaacaaaagcacaactgTAATGTGGGATCCACAGGTCGAGAGAGCTTTACGGCGACCTTCTGAACTGTGGCCTCTCAGAGAAAACAAGACAACACCATAGGAGACAAGCAATAAGGAGAAGATTATGATACAAATAGCCCCACTGTTGGCAAACACTAAAAGGACAAAAATGCGTGTGTCAGTGCAGGCGAGCTTCAGTAATGGAAATAAGTCACACATGTAATGGTCAATGACATTGGGTCCACATAAAGGCAGCTGCAATGTGAAGATAATTTGTATGATAGAATGCAAGAATCCTCCAGCCCAGGATATTGCCACCAAAATGCCACAGAGCCTCCGGGTCATGATGGAAGAATAGTGAAGGGGCTTGcaaatggccacatagcggtcataggccatggaTGCCAGGACAATCACCTCCGCCCCTGTGAAAAAGTGGACTGTAAACAGTTGTGTCATGCAACATTCAAAAGAGATGGTCTTCCTTTCATAAAAGCAGTCTGTAATTATCTTGGGTGTGACAGTAGAAGAAGTACATGCATCCAGGAAGGATAAGAATGCCAAGAACAAGTACATAGGGGAACCCAGCAGTGCAGGGCTGTAGAGGATGGTCACCACAATTACTATGTTGCCCCCAACAGTTGCAAGGTAGATcaacaaaaatacaataaatagtaTTTTTTCTACATCTGGGTTTTGTGAAAGCCCCAGGAGTATGAACTCGGTGACAAAGCTCTGGTTTTGCATGATTCATAAGAAGACAGTGAAAGTAaactttattaatataaaatcttCAATTACAACAAAAAATGATGCTTATAAATTTATAATATCACCATCAACAAGATGGTACATCCTTACAAAAATTACCTTGATTGAGTCTCTttcaactgaaaacaaaatactgGAAAACTTCTGAAGGCTATAGTTGTGTAACCTGAAGAATTGAAGCAGAGGTGAATTATTAAATTCTTGAAAGTAGTCACAATTCAAACACCATACACAAAGACATTTACTCGTGTGAGTGGTAATAAATAGCTCATCTTTGAATTATCAGCTTTTGTAAATCTGCTGActttttttaagagaaatatGAAAACAATATTGAAACTATAACCTAGATATTAACCAAAGACCAGAATTTACAAATCATGCCTGTAATCTTCATGGAATGAGACAGGTCTGAGCAGCCTGCACTGACTTTTCAGAGCGCTGCCTTGTACACCACTAGAGGAAGAGGCAAAGTGTACTTTTTGGAACACACAAACCTTGGGTACTGATTAAGCTTGCTTCACACTAGGAGGCAGATTGTCAAATGAATTATTCTTCACAAAAAATTCTGTAGGAAGTGTTTAGCACTACAAAAGATGAATATATTGGAAGAGTTAAAATTTCACTTCTACTTCATTTTGATGTGTGACCAGATCAATATGAAAGTTAGGCTGCCATCATCACACAAATaccaaaaaagaacaacaacaacaaaaaaccataaagcataaagaagcaaacaaagaaaatgttactGTTCAGGTCTCAAGCTCTTGGTCAACATTATGTGGCAGAGGTTattgttataattttatttgtacaaTATTATGATCTAAGTTACAAGACCAAACAAGGAATGATACACCTGGGATTTTAAGTAACATGTGCTCTAAGACCCTTGAGGTCTCCGAGGAATCAACTTGTTGaacagtgagatttttttttcttagttatagCTGCTAGTGGATATATATGTTATCATGAATATTCTTTCTGTTCTCCTCTGCATCAACACAAAAGCATCTTCTTATGTTCTTTATATGTGAATGATGCATCATGACAGGGGAAATAGTAAATGTTGGATGTTCAGAAGTTTATGGACCAAAAACTCAACATATGAAAATTCATAACAA
This genomic interval carries:
- the LOC131909331 gene encoding olfactory receptor 4C15-like — encoded protein: MQNQSFVTEFILLGLSQNPDVEKILFIVFLLIYLATVGGNIVIVVTILYSPALLGSPMYLFLAFLSFLDACTSSTVTPKIITDCFYERKTISFECCMTQLFTVHFFTGAEVIVLASMAYDRYVAICKPLHYSSIMTRRLCGILVAISWAGGFLHSIIQIIFTLQLPLCGPNVIDHYMCDLFPLLKLACTDTRIFVLLVFANSGAICIIIFSLLLVSYGVVLFSLRGHSSEGRRKALSTCGSHITVVLLFFVPCILIYARPTSALSFEKNMLIFVNVLTPLLNPMVYTFRNKEMMNAIRKMWKRLTVVSDQF